A genomic stretch from Actinomycetota bacterium includes:
- a CDS encoding PAS domain-containing protein, with amino-acid sequence MPAKILVVDDSASDRLIIKNRLKEYEVMTASDGLEAMRQMDQNEDIDLVILDLNMPNMNGFQVLDAMKSDDRYKKMRTIILTNFDELENEIKGLKLGAVDYIRKPIQMDSLKARIEVHIELLRVQKLLENKLYEQGLTFDTIFHQAPIGIAIAYSNEPMGTGRNDTVRINPMFEQITGRTKEELLKLGWAQMTHPDDIEEDIKNYEKLRSGEIESYAMDKRYIKPDGSIVWVHMVVAPLTLSNSKKHNHICLIQDISKRKAIENDLIESERSKSVLISNLPGLAYRCNYDREYTMQFVSEGCYDLTGYRPESLINNKELSFNDLISPEYREPLWKEWEKALGKRLPFNYEYQIITAKKERKWVLEMG; translated from the coding sequence ATGCCTGCAAAAATATTGGTTGTTGATGATTCGGCTTCAGATCGTTTAATCATCAAAAATAGGTTGAAGGAATACGAAGTAATGACTGCAAGCGATGGTTTAGAAGCCATGAGACAGATGGATCAGAATGAAGATATAGACTTGGTTATTCTTGATTTGAACATGCCTAATATGAATGGGTTCCAGGTTCTTGATGCAATGAAATCTGATGACCGTTATAAAAAAATGCGTACGATAATATTGACCAACTTTGACGAGTTGGAAAATGAAATCAAAGGATTAAAGCTGGGGGCAGTAGACTATATCAGAAAGCCTATCCAAATGGACTCCCTGAAGGCCAGAATTGAGGTTCATATTGAACTGCTGCGGGTCCAAAAATTACTTGAAAACAAGCTGTATGAACAGGGTTTGACATTCGATACCATTTTCCATCAAGCACCTATTGGCATAGCCATTGCCTACAGCAATGAGCCTATGGGGACTGGCAGGAATGATACAGTCCGCATAAATCCTATGTTTGAACAAATTACGGGGAGAACAAAAGAAGAACTGCTAAAGCTGGGCTGGGCCCAGATGACACATCCTGATGATATAGAGGAGGATATTAAGAACTATGAGAAGCTGAGATCCGGGGAAATAGAAAGCTATGCCATGGATAAGCGTTATATTAAGCCCGACGGATCCATTGTTTGGGTACATATGGTGGTAGCCCCCCTTACCTTATCTAATAGCAAAAAGCATAACCATATATGCCTTATTCAGGATATTAGCAAGAGGAAGGCCATAGAAAATGACCTGATAGAGAGCGAGCGCAGTAAATCCGTTCTTATTTCCAATCTTCCAGGTTTGGCTTACCGCTGTAATTATGACCGGGAATATACCATGCAATTTGTGTCTGAAGGCTGTTATGATTTGACTGGTTACCGGCCGGAAAGCCTCATTAATAACAAAGAACTTTCTTTCAATGACTTAATTTCCCCAGAATACCGTGAACCCTTGTGGAAAGAATGGGAAAAGGCCCTGGGCAAGAGGTTGCCTTTTAATTATGAATATCAGATCATAACGGCAAAAAAAGAGCGGAAGTGGGTTCTGGAAATGGGG